A segment of the Nitrospina gracilis 3/211 genome:
AACAAAGAAGGGGAAAATATTCATATTGAGAAAGACGATATCAAAAAATATAAAACTCAGGATATTTCCATAATGCCCGGCAACTTTGGTGACATTCTCTCCCAGCAGGATATTCGCGATATTCTTGCATACCTGTCCACGCTGGAACCGCCCCAATCTCCGCCGGGAAAGAAGAATGTTTCGGTCGTCAAGCGCTGATCAATCCAGTATCAGTTTGTACCAGCTTGAGACTGCTTTCTTGCTTCCCGACTCACCCTCGTTTCCATCCCAGGCATTGAAAGCAATCGGCACTTCCTGTCCCGTTTGGAATTGAATATCACGTTTCCTGTCGGAAGTGGTTAGGGCGCGCTTCAGCACCAATTGGTATTGCCCATAGCGGAATGCCACCTTGCCCTTCACTTCCTGGCTCATTCCTTTGCGGGACCATTGCGAAACACCTTGTGCCGTCCATTCAGTGATCTGGTTCGGGTAAGAAGTCCAATGCCAGAGCGTCACCGGGCGATCCGGGGACCCGTTTAAAAAATGAGGAAGGTTACCGGAGCCCAGCGAAGCCGGAAACTGCAACGCAAACGCGTCCGGGATTTTCTGGGGTTTGGGTTTGGGAGGAGGCGGTTGATCCGCGGGATCCGCCTGCAGGTGGGCAGGCAGAGGAGGTGGAGGCGACTCCAGAACCTTTGCTGTTTCTTTTAAAATCGGGTCGAAGGTCGGGTCATCCCAACGGATGCGGAACGCGATTTCGCGTCCGTTGTGGACTGCCTGGATCCACAAACTGCTGGTAGTGGTGAAATTGGATTTGGGTTCTTCTTCCAGTTGTCCCCCCAGCGGAAAATAGTAGGCGGTAACCAATTTCCACGCGGGGTCCTCCGGATCGTCGGGCAATGGGCCCTCCACCCGTTCGGCCCGCATTTCTTCCAATACTGCAGGCTGAACCGCGGGCGAAAGGGTATATACGTAGTTGACGAGATCCCACACAGTCTCATCCGAATGCACCCGCGGGGACAAGCGGGGCATGGCTGTCAGCGACAATCCCGTCCTCAGGGTCTGGAAAAGGTCCTTGCGAGTGTGGCTCCGGCGAAACAGCCAGGATTGGGTCAGGTTCCGCGGGCGTAACTGATCCTTGGCGATGTTGACGATCTTGTGCGTGGAGGCGCCGTCACTCCTTCCTTCCACCCCATGACAGCCGGAGCAGTTTTTTATAAAGAGTTTGCGGCCGCGCTCCTTGCTTTCGAGCGTAAAGGGTGCGGGTTCCGGCACCGGGATCACCTTGTGCGATTTTCCGCGTTTCTTGAATTTCTCAAATTTTCGTCCCAGGGATTTCAGGTAGAGAACCAGGCTTTCCCGGTCCACTTCCGGCAGGTGTTTCCATGAAGGCATGGTGGTGCCAGGCATGCCCGTAACCAGCATTTTACGCATATCATCATCCGTGGGAATTTTACCAAAGGCCGTGGAGCGGAATTTGTAATGTCCCTTGGTGAAGTTGCGTGGCCGCGGGCTGGAAAAAGGGGCCGCGAT
Coding sequences within it:
- a CDS encoding c-type cytochrome, yielding MISSVIDKLQRTYRPGLGGLALLVSLLVSPVSAFTNPTSADLPKTITVGSTTYSLPNLDNPLRADKTKLKDHREAGAKLYFTHCYLCHGDLKDGRGVFGDRFSPAPANLRKLVADADKKESYAFWRIAKGGRGLPEAHRPWESAMPEWEGKLTPEEIWQVVLFLFDSVRYPFVPNEPQKASVERGTEVYEKHCLHCHGAKGDGKGIAAPFSSPRPRNFTKGHYKFRSTAFGKIPTDDDMRKMLVTGMPGTTMPSWKHLPEVDRESLVLYLKSLGRKFEKFKKRGKSHKVIPVPEPAPFTLESKERGRKLFIKNCSGCHGVEGRSDGASTHKIVNIAKDQLRPRNLTQSWLFRRSHTRKDLFQTLRTGLSLTAMPRLSPRVHSDETVWDLVNYVYTLSPAVQPAVLEEMRAERVEGPLPDDPEDPAWKLVTAYYFPLGGQLEEEPKSNFTTTSSLWIQAVHNGREIAFRIRWDDPTFDPILKETAKVLESPPPPLPAHLQADPADQPPPPKPKPQKIPDAFALQFPASLGSGNLPHFLNGSPDRPVTLWHWTSYPNQITEWTAQGVSQWSRKGMSQEVKGKVAFRYGQYQLVLKRALTTSDRKRDIQFQTGQEVPIAFNAWDGNEGESGSKKAVSSWYKLILD